The following proteins come from a genomic window of Nothobranchius furzeri strain GRZ-AD chromosome 1, NfurGRZ-RIMD1, whole genome shotgun sequence:
- the strap gene encoding serine-threonine kinase receptor-associated protein: MAMRQTPLTCSGHTRPVVDLAFSGITPFGYFLISACKDGKPMLRQGDTGDWIGTFLGHKGAVWGATLNTDATKAATAAADFTAKVWDAVSGDEVLSLAHKHIVKSVNFTQDSNCLLTAGNDKLLRIYDLSQPEAPSQEIAGHSAAIKKALWCNNDKQILSAADDKTIRLWDRSSMQEVKMLTFETSVSSMEYMADGELLVITYGKTIAFYNALSLELIKTVEAPAPINSASLHPEKDFFVAGGEDFKLYKFDYSTKEELESYKGHFGPVHCVRFSPDGELYASGSEDGTLRLWQTAVGKTYGLWKCVLPEDLATENSEQLYSSTPEIKA, from the exons ATGGCGATGAGACAGACCCCTCTCACCTGCTCCGGTCACACCCGGCCTGTGGTGGACCTGGCTTTCAGTGGAATCACTCCTTTTGGCTACTTCCTCATCAGCGCCTGCAAAG ATGGCAAGCCCATGTTGCGCCAGGGAGACACAGGGGACTGGATCGGAACGTTTCTGGGTCACAAAGGTGCGGTTTGGGGAGCCACTCTGAATACAGACGCCACCAAGGCAGCCACAGCTGCTGCAGACTTCACAGC GAAGGTGTGGGATGCCGTAAGTGGAGACGAGGTCCTCTCACTGGCACACAAGCACATTGTGAAGTCTGTCAACTTCACTCAG GACAGCAACTGTTTGCTAACAGCAGGAAATGACAAGCTGCTGCGTATTTATGACCTCAGCCAACCTGAAGCAC CTTCACAGGAGATTGCAGGTCACAGTGCAGCCATAAAGAAAGCTCTGTGGTGTAACAATGACAAGCAGATCCTTTCTGCTGCTGACGACAAAACCATTCG GCTGTGGGACAGGAGCTCCATGCAGGAGGTGAAGATGCTGACCTTTGAGACGTCTGTGAGCAGCATGGAGTACATGGCTGATGGGGAGTTGCTCGTGATCACCTATGGGAAGACGATAGCTTTTTACAATGCTTTGAG CCTGGAACTGATCAAGACCGTGGAGGCCCCGGCTCCCATCAACTCCGCCTCCCTCCATCCAGAGAAGGACTTCTTTGTTGCTGGTGGTGAAGACTTCAAACTCTACAAGTTTGACTACAGCACTAAGGAGGAGTTGG AATCCTATAAAGGTCACTTTGGACCTGTGCACTGTGTACGCTTCAGTCCTGATGGAGAGCTGTACGCCAGCGGCTCGGAGGATGGCACGCTCCGCCTGTGGCAGACAGCGGTGGGGAAAACCTACGGGCTGTGGAAGTGTGTTCTTCCTG AGGACCTGGCTACAGAGAACTCTGAGCAGCTTTACTCCTCCACTCCTGAGATCAAAGCCTGA